The following nucleotide sequence is from Candidatus Zixiibacteriota bacterium.
CGCGGGAGACTTAAGTTCGAGCATCTGCCCGCGCGCATGACGCGTTGCCCTGTTGACCCGGCTTGTCCGGGTTTTATTTTGTCCATTCTGCATTCTGGTTGCACAGCCGAGGATGACACAAATGTCCGATGTCAGCGACATAGCCGGTGAACTGGCCCAAATCGAGCAGGATGCCCGGCGCGAGTGGGATGCCGCGTCCGACAACGAACGGCAATTGGTCCGGTCGCGCTATCTGGGACGCAAAAGCCGTCTCAATGCCCTGCTGCGCGGGCTCAAGGATCTGTCCGCGGATCAACGCAAGTCGTTCGGAGCTCTGACCAACCAGACGCGAGACCGGCTCACCGCGCTCTTTGAGCAGCAAACCGAGCCGACGGAGACACACCCGCGCGCCTACGACCATACGCTGCCGGGCCGACACCACCCGCGCGGACACCGGCACCTGATCACGCAGACAATGGATGAGGTCATCAGCATCTTCTATGGGATGGGCTTTGAGGTCGTCGACGGTCCGGAGATCGAAACCGATTATTACAATTTCACGGCGCTCAACTTTCCGCCCGATCATCCGGCGCGCGACCTGCAGGACACGTTCTTCATCAACGACGAGTACCTGCTGCGCACGCACACCTCGCCCGTGCAGGTGCGCGTCTTCGAATCGCGGCGTCCCCCGGTGCGCATTCTTGCGCCCGGCCGGACCTATCGCAACGAAGCGATCAACGCGCGCGCGTACTGTGTCTTTCACCAGGTGGAGGGTTTCTTTGTCGATCGCGATGTCTCCTTCGCCGATTTGAAAGGCGTCTTGATCGCGTTTGCCGAGGAGTTTTTCGGCTCCGGGACGCGGCTGCGCTTTCGGCCCAGCTACTTCCCCTTTACCGAGCCGTCGACCGAAGTCGATGTCGAGTGTCTGCTGTGC
It contains:
- the pheS gene encoding phenylalanine--tRNA ligase subunit alpha translates to MAGELAQIEQDARREWDAASDNERQLVRSRYLGRKSRLNALLRGLKDLSADQRKSFGALTNQTRDRLTALFEQQTEPTETHPRAYDHTLPGRHHPRGHRHLITQTMDEVISIFYGMGFEVVDGPEIETDYYNFTALNFPPDHPARDLQDTFFINDEYLLRTHTSPVQVRVFESRRPPVRILAPGRTYRNEAINARAYCVFHQVEGFFVDRDVSFADLKGVLIAFAEEFFGSGTRLRFRPSYFPFTEPSTEVDVECLLCGGKGCTVCKHEGWLEILGAGMIDPAVFIAVDYDPEVFSGYAFGMGVERIAMLKHGIGDIRLFYENDLRFLRQF